A part of Olleya sp. Bg11-27 genomic DNA contains:
- the rlmN gene encoding 23S rRNA (adenine(2503)-C(2))-methyltransferase RlmN produces MDIKKKDIRALTKDQLREFFEKEGDKAFRGNQVYEWLWSKGAHTFEDMTNLSKETRQMLEDNFVINHIKVDVMQRSSDGTVKNAVRLHDDLIVESVLIPTKTRTTACVSSQVGCSLDCKFCATSRLKRMRNLNPDEIYDQVVAIDRESRLYFDRPLSNIVFMGMGEPLMNYNNVLKAIEKITSPEGLAMSPKRIVVSTSGVPKMIKKMADDNVKFKLAVSLHSAIDEVRTSIMPFNATFPLADLREALVYWYEKTKNRITYEYVVWEGINDKRKDVDALVQFCKFAPSKVNIIEYNPIDDGQFQQARSEAIDMYKNVLEDNNITVTVRRSRGKDIDAACGQLANKEN; encoded by the coding sequence ATGGACATTAAGAAAAAAGACATACGCGCATTAACTAAAGACCAACTTAGAGAATTCTTTGAAAAAGAAGGAGATAAAGCCTTTAGAGGGAATCAAGTTTACGAGTGGTTATGGAGCAAAGGTGCTCATACATTTGAGGATATGACAAACCTCTCTAAAGAGACGCGTCAAATGCTAGAAGACAACTTTGTTATAAATCATATCAAAGTAGATGTGATGCAACGTAGTAGTGATGGTACTGTAAAAAATGCAGTACGATTACATGATGATTTGATAGTGGAGTCTGTTTTAATACCTACAAAAACTAGAACCACAGCCTGCGTGTCTAGTCAAGTAGGGTGTAGTTTAGACTGTAAATTCTGCGCAACATCACGTTTAAAACGTATGCGTAATCTTAATCCTGACGAAATTTATGATCAAGTAGTCGCTATAGATAGAGAAAGTAGGTTGTATTTTGATAGACCTTTAAGTAATATTGTGTTTATGGGGATGGGAGAACCATTAATGAATTACAATAACGTCCTTAAGGCTATTGAGAAAATAACGTCTCCAGAAGGATTAGCAATGTCGCCAAAACGTATTGTAGTCTCTACGTCAGGAGTGCCAAAAATGATTAAAAAAATGGCAGATGATAATGTTAAGTTTAAATTGGCGGTGTCATTACACTCTGCAATTGACGAAGTCAGAACATCAATAATGCCATTTAATGCAACATTTCCGTTAGCAGATCTTAGAGAAGCACTGGTGTACTGGTACGAAAAAACCAAAAACCGTATTACTTATGAGTATGTTGTTTGGGAAGGTATAAATGATAAACGTAAAGATGTAGATGCTTTAGTTCAGTTTTGTAAGTTTGCGCCAAGCAAGGTTAATATTATAGAATATAACCCGATTGATGATGGTCAGTTTCAACAAGCTAGATCAGAAGCTATTGATATGTATAAAAACGTATTAGAGGATAATAATATTACTGTTACTGTAAGACGCAGTAGAGGTAAGGATATTGATGCGGCTTGCGGACAATTAGCTAATAAAGAAAATTAA
- a CDS encoding T9SS-dependent choice-of-anchor J family protein: MKKITLLLLFYLTMTTFSHAQFPESFNGTTIPATWATFIGTNGEGTVKNWENIGGYMWVSYEAVPTLSEDWLVTPSIAITTNNSLLQFDQTDAFLPDYGSEYTIRVSTGSSQTTHADFTIIDTQTETSVTAGAEGTFSSYTVDLSAYEGTTIYIAFVLAQNDGDYWFIDNVNLVNQYASAPNAVTTPTPSDAAIAIPIDPTDADLDTEPDNAVSFSWTEATTGDPATIYNFYIGDSPSTLNYLGNISNTSVNITGMDYNTVYYWSVVAENIGGEAIGSSVWSFTTEADPSLSTATFNASTFSVFPNPAKNSINIKSNTFFDTVEIFNQLGQRVMQVSTADLVDNSIAISNLNNGVYFMKIFVEGKQQTTKFIKE; the protein is encoded by the coding sequence ATGAAAAAAATTACATTGCTATTATTATTTTATTTAACAATGACAACTTTTAGTCATGCACAATTTCCTGAAAGCTTTAATGGCACAACCATACCTGCAACCTGGGCCACGTTTATTGGAACTAATGGAGAAGGTACAGTTAAAAACTGGGAAAATATTGGAGGATACATGTGGGTTAGTTATGAAGCCGTACCAACCCTATCTGAAGATTGGTTAGTTACCCCATCTATCGCTATTACTACCAATAATTCATTATTACAATTTGACCAAACGGATGCATTCCTACCCGATTATGGCTCTGAATATACCATAAGAGTCTCTACTGGATCATCACAAACAACACATGCAGATTTCACTATTATAGATACGCAAACCGAAACGTCTGTAACAGCAGGAGCCGAGGGTACATTTTCTTCGTATACCGTCGATTTATCCGCTTACGAAGGAACTACAATTTACATTGCTTTTGTGTTAGCACAAAATGATGGTGATTATTGGTTTATAGATAATGTTAATTTAGTAAACCAATATGCTAGCGCTCCAAATGCGGTTACCACACCTACTCCATCTGACGCAGCAATTGCTATTCCTATTGATCCAACTGATGCTGATTTAGATACAGAACCTGACAATGCAGTTTCTTTTTCTTGGACAGAGGCAACAACGGGAGACCCCGCAACTATTTATAACTTTTACATAGGAGATTCTCCATCAACATTAAACTATTTAGGTAATATTAGTAACACATCTGTTAATATTACAGGTATGGACTACAATACAGTATATTATTGGTCTGTAGTCGCAGAAAATATCGGAGGAGAAGCGATTGGATCTTCCGTTTGGAGCTTTACTACTGAAGCAGATCCTTCCTTATCAACAGCAACGTTTAATGCCTCTACATTTAGCGTCTTTCCAAATCCTGCTAAAAACAGTATTAATATAAAATCAAATACATTTTTTGACACAGTTGAAATATTCAACCAACTAGGTCAACGTGTTATGCAAGTTAGTACCGCTGATTTAGTTGACAATTCCATTGCGATTAGCAACTTAAATAATGGTGTGTACTTCATGAAAATTTTTGTCGAAGGAAAACAACAAACAACAAAATTTATAAAAGAGTAA
- a CDS encoding 3-phosphoshikimate 1-carboxyvinyltransferase, with protein sequence MNLHLNKSTIHKTSSIPITGSKSESNRLLLLQALYPEIKIGNVSNSDDSVLMSKALSSKDTVIDIHHAGTAMRFLTAYFSTQDGRDIELTGSKRMKERPIAILVDALNQLGAEITYKENEGFPPLLIKGEKLTKNKVTLKANVSSQYISALLLIASTLENGLELTLDGEITSVPYIKMTLSLLEEIGIETQFDGQLITVQPKKQSEVKKKQLTVESDWSSASYFYSIAAMSTIGTSITLSSYKQNSLQGDSALATIYKSFGVTTTFKDNSVTLQKEVEVTLDAQINFDLKNAPDIAQTISVTAFGLGLECHLTGLHTLKIKETDRLVALKTEIEKLGGEVIITDNSLTLKKATNRRQNIAVATYNDHRMAMAFAPLALKTPIIIEDYKVVSKSYPTFWDDLAALGFIFSV encoded by the coding sequence ATGAATCTACATTTAAATAAATCAACAATACATAAAACGTCGTCAATCCCAATCACAGGATCAAAAAGCGAATCTAATCGACTTTTGTTATTACAAGCTTTATATCCAGAGATTAAGATTGGTAATGTATCAAACAGTGACGATTCTGTATTAATGTCTAAGGCATTATCGTCTAAAGATACTGTCATAGATATACATCATGCAGGAACAGCAATGCGTTTTTTAACAGCTTATTTTTCGACTCAGGATGGGCGAGATATAGAGTTAACGGGATCTAAACGGATGAAGGAGCGTCCAATCGCTATTTTAGTTGATGCTTTAAATCAATTGGGAGCGGAGATAACATATAAAGAAAATGAAGGCTTTCCACCATTACTGATTAAAGGTGAAAAGCTAACTAAAAATAAAGTGACTTTAAAAGCTAATGTTAGTAGTCAGTATATCTCGGCATTATTATTAATAGCATCAACTTTAGAAAACGGATTAGAGCTTACCTTAGATGGCGAAATTACATCTGTACCGTATATTAAAATGACATTAAGTCTTTTGGAAGAAATTGGTATTGAAACTCAATTTGATGGTCAATTAATTACAGTCCAGCCTAAAAAGCAGTCTGAAGTAAAAAAGAAGCAACTAACCGTAGAGAGTGATTGGTCTTCAGCATCCTATTTTTATAGCATTGCGGCAATGTCAACTATTGGAACAAGTATTACCTTGTCTTCATACAAACAAAATAGCCTGCAAGGCGATTCCGCTTTAGCGACAATTTATAAGTCCTTTGGTGTGACAACAACATTTAAAGATAACAGTGTTACGCTTCAAAAGGAAGTAGAGGTTACTTTGGATGCTCAAATTAATTTCGATCTAAAAAATGCGCCAGATATTGCACAAACTATTTCGGTAACAGCATTCGGTTTAGGTTTAGAGTGTCATTTAACAGGACTACATACTTTAAAAATTAAAGAAACAGACCGTTTGGTAGCTTTAAAGACTGAAATTGAAAAATTAGGGGGAGAAGTTATCATAACAGACAATAGTTTAACATTAAAAAAAGCGACCAATAGACGACAAAACATTGCTGTTGCAACTTATAATGACCACCGGATGGCTATGGCATTTGCGCCTTTAGCATTAAAAACGCCTATAATTATTGAAGATTATAAAGTGGTTTCAAAATCTTACCCAACATTTTGGGATGATTTAGCTGCTTTAGGCTTCATTTTTAGCGTTTAA
- the queA gene encoding tRNA preQ1(34) S-adenosylmethionine ribosyltransferase-isomerase QueA codes for MKLSHFHFDLPDELLAEYPAENRDESRLMVLNRKEQTIEHRMFKDIIEYFDEKDVMILNNTKVFPARLFGNKEKTGARIEVFLLRELNKEQRLWDVLVDPARKIRIGNKLYFGDDETLVAEVIDNTTSRGRTLRFLYDGSYEEFRKKLQLLGETPLPKYIKRDVEPEDEERYQTIYAKEEGAVAAPTAGMHFSKHLLKRLEIKGVDFAEVTLHVGLGTFNPVEVEDLSKHKMDSEELKIEAAAVEIINNAKKEKRRICAVGTTAMRAIESSVSSSGTLNEIEGWTNKFIFPPYDFSIANAMITNFHTPKSTLMMMVSAFAGHDFMKKAYDEAVKEKYKFYSYGDAMLII; via the coding sequence ATGAAATTATCACACTTCCATTTTGACTTACCAGATGAATTATTAGCAGAATATCCTGCTGAAAACAGAGACGAGTCTCGTTTGATGGTATTAAATCGAAAAGAACAAACTATTGAGCATAGAATGTTCAAAGACATAATCGAATATTTTGATGAGAAGGATGTGATGATTCTTAACAACACCAAAGTATTTCCAGCGCGTTTATTTGGTAACAAAGAAAAAACAGGCGCTAGAATCGAAGTGTTTTTATTAAGAGAATTAAATAAAGAACAACGTCTTTGGGATGTTTTAGTAGATCCAGCTCGTAAAATACGTATTGGTAACAAATTATATTTCGGCGACGACGAAACATTAGTAGCAGAAGTTATTGATAATACAACGTCTAGAGGACGTACTTTACGTTTCTTATATGACGGGTCTTACGAAGAGTTTAGAAAAAAATTACAATTATTAGGAGAAACACCTTTACCAAAATATATTAAAAGAGACGTAGAGCCGGAAGATGAAGAGCGTTACCAGACAATTTATGCAAAAGAAGAAGGGGCTGTAGCAGCACCAACAGCAGGGATGCACTTTTCTAAGCATTTATTAAAACGTTTAGAAATTAAAGGAGTCGATTTTGCAGAAGTAACATTGCATGTTGGATTAGGAACATTTAATCCAGTAGAGGTTGAAGATCTATCTAAGCATAAAATGGATAGTGAAGAGCTTAAAATTGAAGCAGCAGCAGTAGAGATTATCAATAATGCTAAAAAAGAAAAGCGTCGTATTTGTGCAGTGGGTACAACAGCAATGCGTGCTATAGAAAGCTCAGTATCTTCAAGCGGAACATTAAACGAAATAGAAGGATGGACAAATAAATTTATTTTTCCTCCATACGATTTTAGTATTGCTAACGCTATGATTACTAATTTTCATACACCAAAATCAACATTAATGATGATGGTATCTGCATTTGCTGGTCATGATTTTATGAAAAAAGCATACGATGAAGCAGTAAAAGAAAAGTACAAATTTTACAGTTATGGAGACGCGATGTTAATCATCTAA
- a CDS encoding polyprenyl synthetase family protein produces the protein MKITEQIKQPIAFEMELFEKKFRLAMSSKVALLNRITYYIVNRKGKQMRPMFVFLVAKMVSNGEVSERTYRGASVIELIHTATLVHDDVVDDSNKRRGFFSINALWKNKIAVLIGDFLLSKGLLLSIDNNDFDLLKIISIAVREMSEGELLQIEKARKLDITEDVYYEIIRQKTATLIAACCSLGAASVKPNSVEVETMRKFGELIGMAFQIKDDLFDYGTQSIGKPTGIDIKEQKMTLPLIYVLNNCSKKDKKWLINSVKNHNKDRKRVNQIIDFVKQNGGLDYAVSKMKTFQEEALLLLKGFPKSEYKDSLELMVNYVIERKK, from the coding sequence TTGAAAATAACAGAACAGATAAAACAACCAATTGCTTTTGAAATGGAACTTTTTGAAAAAAAGTTTCGACTAGCTATGTCATCTAAAGTTGCTTTACTTAATAGGATAACTTATTATATTGTTAATAGAAAAGGGAAACAAATGCGACCGATGTTTGTTTTTCTAGTAGCTAAAATGGTGTCAAATGGAGAGGTTAGTGAGCGTACCTATCGTGGCGCTTCTGTTATTGAGTTAATTCATACAGCGACTTTGGTACATGACGATGTGGTTGATGATAGTAATAAACGACGTGGCTTTTTCTCTATAAATGCACTATGGAAAAATAAAATAGCAGTTTTAATTGGTGATTTTTTATTATCAAAAGGGTTGCTACTATCTATCGATAATAATGATTTTGATTTATTGAAAATTATCTCTATCGCCGTTAGAGAGATGAGTGAAGGTGAATTACTTCAAATTGAAAAAGCTAGAAAGTTAGACATTACGGAGGACGTTTATTATGAGATTATCAGACAAAAAACAGCGACACTTATAGCGGCGTGTTGTAGTCTTGGAGCAGCATCGGTTAAACCAAATTCAGTTGAGGTCGAGACTATGCGTAAATTTGGAGAGCTTATTGGGATGGCCTTTCAAATTAAAGATGATTTGTTTGATTACGGTACCCAAAGTATTGGAAAACCCACAGGTATAGATATTAAAGAACAAAAAATGACATTACCTTTAATTTATGTGCTTAATAATTGCTCTAAAAAAGATAAGAAGTGGTTAATCAATTCGGTTAAAAATCATAATAAAGACAGAAAAAGGGTTAATCAAATTATCGATTTTGTAAAGCAAAATGGAGGCCTGGATTATGCGGTTTCGAAAATGAAAACCTTTCAGGAAGAAGCTTTGCTACTATTAAAAGGATTTCCTAAATCAGAATACAAAGACTCGCTAGAATTGATGGTTAATTACGTTATCGAAAGAAAAAAGTAA